Part of the Xenopus laevis strain J_2021 chromosome 2S, Xenopus_laevis_v10.1, whole genome shotgun sequence genome is shown below.
CAAGAGCCTGAGTCTAATAAGTgtctttttcactttatttatagCTGAAAAGGGTATTACTGAGGTACCTGTAGAGGTATCAATAGTGGGATTAAGGGTCATATTTAGATCACCCCCTATAATCGTGAGTACTTCCATAAAAGATTcaatttcttttaatatattaatCAGATTGTTCGCTTGATTCTGGTTTGGTAAGTATATACCGGTACTTCCCAGAGTGCAGTTCGATCTCCCTTCGCTATCTCTCAAAATTTCTTGAGGTTGGAAATCAAGATGTCTATGAATACCTATGGTGACTCCTTTAGTTTTGGAATctttattattactataaaaactttgcgaataaTTACGGTACGATTTATGTATCTCATTATCCCCTTTTAGGTGTGTTTCTTGTAGCATTAAAATAGATACCTTTTGTCTATTCATTTCCCTAAACAGGTTTTTCAGGGATATAAAGTCCGTTGATATTCAACGAGATTATCTTTATATCGCCATACTTATACAGTAAGTAAAACATACTTCAACGTATAAACCTTTTGTAATCCTGCTCTATATATCCTATGGAACCCCAACACTATAACATTAATTGTTATCTCATAAGAAATTTTCCAGTTACTACCGTGTCTAGAGCAAACTATAAACTCGTAGATCATAACTTTGTTAGCTTTATAAACTTGTAAATATTGGGGTAAGATTAGCCTGTGTTTGGTTGGCTGTTGTAAGACAGGTATAACAAGTAAACCTGTCAATACCCCTGGGGGGGAGGCGTACCTTCTCACGGAGGCTTAGGTGGCCCAGTTTATCGTTACCATTTACCGGTCTGGGTAAATGAATATAATATTGGTTGCTTTAAAAATCACCAAGTGAAGAAAATTTCTGGTGGACTTATAGATTACATCCTAATAAcaacaaaacatcaaaaataaatcTTAACGTAATATGGCAAATTATCTGTCAATGAGCAAAATCTTGAGGGTGTAATAACATGGAATTGTCTCATCGTTACCAAAAAGGCAACCGCAATGCTATAGAAAATGAACTATGTCATTTGGAAAGGACAAAGGGAAGCAACTCAGTTCCTTGTCCGTTCACTCATCACGTCtttttcttattcttcttctttttacttTTAGGTGACTCGACTTCTGTCCATTCTTCTCGCTGTGGTAGTTCCGGAACCTTGGGAGTTAGTGTAAATTGAATCCAATCTGATAGATCAGgatctttcatttattttattgtcctTAATTTCCTTGCTTTAGCAAGGATTTCCCCTTTTATGCCAAACCTAGTCAGACAACAAAAAATGTCTCTTGGTTTATCCTTGGCCGCTCCTCGAGGTTTAAGGGCTCTGTGTGCTCTCTCAATATCAATGGTGAAAGTATCTGGTTTCTCCAGTATTTGTGTGAACAGTTGGAGCACTTTAGCTTGGAGATTGTCTCCCTCTATTAACTCTGGCAGGCCTCTGATACGAAGATTATTTCTGCGCCCTTTATTATCAGTCATCAAGCTGCCTTTGTATCACTGTTATAGTTTTTATATGGTGGCTATTAGCTGCTGTTAATGCCTCCACCGTGTTCTCTATCTGCTCGTGTCTCTCCTCTACTTCAGAGACTCGTGTATGCAGTGAGGCTATGTCAGCTTTTATACTACCAATCTCTTCTTTTAGGGtagttttgaattgaaaaatcatGTCTGCTAGGTTGGACTTCGTTGGTATGGATTTTAAGTGTGCCATAGTTAGTTTCTCTGTACTTACATATTCGGTATCAAAATCCTCTATTGGGCTACATGCTCTGTGatgcgccgccattttggatcccTGCTGTGATCGATCGCTTTCCGAGGAGACAAAGTACTGCTTCAGTAGCCTCTGTAAGTCGCCATATTTGTTGCTTTTACCTTCCTCTCCGCTGTGCTCTTTTATTTTCCCGTGTTTGCCCATTACATCCGTCCATGCTGGTCTTTTACCGGTAACTGGCCTAGGAGCTCTGCACTCACGCGTCGGTCATGATCGGCAATAAACCATACCCCCaatgacattattattatgaCTCACAATTAGGTAGGCGCTGATTATCCTTATTAGTAATGGATTAGGGAAAATTTTATATGTTTAGTTATAAGGGGCTTGATATAAGATAAAAATACAATGAggacttttcttaaaaaaatagatCTGGAGAAAGAATTGATTAGGGGCATGCTGTAGACTTAGGATCTTACTTAGAGAAGCATAACTTATTAAAGAGTTTCTTTAGAAGTGTTCTGTATCAAAACTGTCAATAGACCATTCTAAAGCTCAAGGAAGGTAAGGCATTggttaaatgttgttttttctctctctctcagtgtAGCACACATCACCTAAATCAACTCGCTTCTAAAAAGGTGGCTGTAATctagggatctccaaccttttgaacctgtgagcaacattcagaagtaaaaggagttggagagcaacacaagcatgaaaaatgttctcggggtgccaaataagggctgtgattggccatttggaagcccctatgaggattatcaacctacactgaggctttgtttggcagtgtgcctgttttttataaaaccaaaacttgtctctaagcctggaattcaaaaataagctcctgctttgagtccactgggagcaacatccaaggggttagagagaaacatgttgctcacgagctactggttggggatcactgctaatccaatgatccccagccagtggctcacaagcaacatgttgctcaccaacctcttggatgttattcccagtggccttaaaacagctgcttatttttgaaatcctgggTTGGAGggaagttctggttgcataaaaaatagctctactgctaaacagagcctcctgtaggctaccagtccacatagaggataccagatagccaatcacatcccttatttggcacccaggaacatactgcatgcttgtgttgcttccaaatataaacccaataaaaaaagTCTTGCTCATACTACTTTAGAACTGTTTAGATGACAAAAACTGACCAATACGTACTAGTAAATACCAGCGCAGTTGTAAGCTTCAGCAGAGCAACATCATAGTTTTGTGTAGTTGATGTATAGCTGGGATGCACGAGTGCTCTTCCCACCAAATTGCCAGCagaagaaaagctttgcagtCCCAGTGTACCAGCAAATACTTTAAAAGCAGAAGGAGTAGAAGTAGACctaaaaatacaagaaaatacaCATATCAGCAACCCTGAGGATCTTTAATTGCATTTTGTCACCATTGCAAATAACCATGCCTTAAAAAGTGTAGCTTTCAAAGGTTTGAAGATGGATCAGTATGGGAAAATTTctcatttttccactttttatctCCTGGTGTGTGAAGCTGTGAGTCAACTGGGCTAACTCTTTGCCCCTCTTTTATGAAGATACTCCAAGTCTCAAAATGTCTGTAATACTCAGTAGCTTTCTGACTGTTTTGGTTTGATTTTATTTAGGACCCCCTTAGCATATTTTAGGGATTTATAAAAGTGTTGAAATTTTATAGCCATAGCTCAAAATATATGTAGGAATGGAATTACCCTTGCTTAAAATACCTTCTGGCATATCTAGGAGATCAGATACTCTCcacaaatctcactctaactgaccttcTTTTAGGACCCCCAATCCACTGTTCTAGCTTCCTTCTGGGCTCAGCCCACCAGTTTAGGATCCACTTCTATATAGAAAGAATTTTTACCATGCCACTGTGGGATTTAgcatcaatataaaaaaacagtcaTTATGATAAGGGAACCCTGTATGTAAACTTCCGTTGGCCACCTAAACTTGTAATTCCTTTGAGCTGTGTATCTGTGTGTTAATATTGTAGCACCAACTGAAGAGCATGCAATTAGAAGATTTGTAAGCGTTTACCAGTGTCCATAGTGATGCAGACACTTTGGTCCATGAATTGTAATATTCTTACTTAGTCTCTAAATGTTTATAGATAAGTCTCATTTTGTAAATGTCCTACACTTAAGACTTGCCTACATACAGACAATTAATTGTTACAATAGGAGCATTCCCCATCAACAAATGCAGAACGTACCCATATATGCAGTGAGCAGCAGTCACTATCCAGTATGGTGTAATGATGGATCCACCACACAAATAAGTACTAGTACCGACTTGCTTCATAAGAATTATTTGCCAAGGCCAATCTCCTGCGAAGGCAACTGTTCCCCCTACTATCCTGCTATCCACCTTTGTAGACAAACCACAATCTGCAATGACAGAAAATAAACTGTTAGACCAGACAATTCATTGAGACAGTACCTCTCAGTTGCGCCTGATGTGCCTAATATGTTGACCCTAGTTTTCAGTTGCCTCTACAGTGACCCTCTTTTTTGGACTGATAAAACAGAACCAGAGTACCTCCTTTAGGTTAGTTGACCTTCTGTTGTCATTCACTAATGATTTTCTGCTCAGAATAACAAAATGCCCCTCCCCCCAACTGCTTTATAAAGGGAATAATTgacatttcctttttgtctgtatcTATATCTCCTTTATGCAGGTTAatcgaacagtaacaccaaaacattaaagggatactgtcatgggaaaacatgttttttttaaaaaaaaatgcatcagttaatagtgctactccagcagaattctgcactggaatccatttctcaaaacagaaaacagatttttttatattcaattttgaaatctgacatggggctagacattttgtcaatttccctagcttttttagctttgaatgtctaccctcatggctacacaacagcttgtttatctaaGCTATAGTAGTACTATCTACtactatctactgtgtatcctgtgtttgaatgcctgcccccatggctacaccacagcttgttaatataaaccagtggcgtaactaccgggggagcagggggtgcaattgggccagggcccgcacccccgcagggccccccggcagtcacgctggctggagtcggctgcagcaccgcacggacgagggtgggggacggggcccggctgcacggcccgcaccagggcccgcccccacctactTCCGtcactgatataaactatagtagtacttatctgttatctactgtgtatcctgtgcttgaatggctgcccccatggctacacagcagcttgtttatataaactatagtagtacttatctgttatctactgtgtatcctgtgcttgaatggctgcccccatggctacacagcagcttgtttatataaactatagtaatacttatctgttatctactgtgtatcctgtgcttgaatggctgccccatggctacacagcagcttgtttatataaactatagtagtacttatctgttatctactgtgtatcctgtgcttgaatggctgctccccatggctacacagtaacttgtttatataaactatagtagtacttatctgttatctactgtgtatcctgtgctttaatggctgctccccatggctacacagcaacttgtttatataaactatagttgtaacacaccagttgtagcagctgtacattatattgtcattcttttaaaacagttaatttttttggtgctactgttcctttaagatgttgCTACCGACCAAAACTCAAAATTTCAACTTTGATTACTTACTTATACAGCGCAATGAAACTGTATTCCCAGAGGGGCAGGTAGCACTGAAATCAAATGAATATGattaatcagattttttaaaaaaaaatatattctactCTGCAGTTTACATCATAACGCTGTAAGAACAACAAATTTGCAGAACAAAAGGATACCCAAaacgtttttattttaatttagtatttttctaatatatattctatatattctaaGGTGATATTCTAAGGACTTTTgcagtgtacattcattatttatttttttaattccaagatattaaaggatacatgtatcctttaatatgaatttaaaatgaattaattttgttacaacagcgccacctgctggtcagtttcccaccagtctgaccaccaagtagtcaaggaagttgtcaggagaaagaaagaggctgttctgatgttcttccggttaggtaaaaaaattagaaacctcagataacttttctcacataTTTCCTAACCAGATTcatcaggaacagcccctaagtttgctcatagccagtacagagactccattttaataaaataattcacatgtaCAAAAATGATTTCTAGTGATGaacaaaattttttgccaagtttctccATGAAAATTCTGCCTATAGATTCTAATGGGTTGCGCAAGTTgtagtgcatcaaaaaaaattgtagcccaTAGGCTTCAAGGAATTTAgacaaattttcacagttttgcgatTTTTTGAcgtgtcagattcgcccatcactaatgattgcttttttctctttaataataaaatagtaacttttacttgatcccagctaagatataatttattattggaagcaaaaccagcctattgagtttatttaaggtttacatgatttttttgtagacttaaaatatgaagatccaaacccATTTATTTGTAATGATTGAGTGAAATTATTTGCTGAGTTTCATCACATAAATGACGCCCATAGTCTCCAATGGGTGAAATGGGACCTGAGCATGCTGGACCCATACCTCTACTAAAATAACTGCAGTAAGAAAAGTTTGTGCTGAAGAAGTATAAAAAAGGAAACTGGTTAGATAACTTACAATAAAGATTACATAAATACCTGTAATTAAGATTTTTGTACAGCTTGCCCATCACATTACTTGATTGGAGCATGAGATATCCATTACTTGAGGCCAACAACTGACTGCTCGTGTAGTAGGTGCTACTGTAGAGGGCAGAGCAAAGAGTGAAGTTCAGTTTTTGTTCCTGTCCCATTGTATGAAATCTATTGAATAACTTCCACAGGACTTCTGGTCTTGCTTTCTGCCTGTGACTCCCTAGTGCACCTTTCTTACCCTCAATCCAGGGTGGCATCTACACTAAAAACTTGGAAGTTCAACACCTAGGGGTTTTTATATGAATGCTAACAACTCggaaaattagtgttttttttttactaaaaatctgaaattttagtggaaaaaaatactcaaattattcaagttatattataccccgatgctctaaaaagtcagaatctgaatatcctccatctcagacctgccgaggttgtatataagtcaatgggagaggtccctgtcctattctgaagtttttgtggtctgcgctggaattagcctaaaaTCCGACAATTTGGGgcgttttgggaaaaagcctAAAAATATCATACCATTTgggaaaaacctcagaaaaaatcgtacaatttttgctcggttttatcgagttttcccccattaaattgtgcttttttaataataaatactgtcAAATcgcggattctagtttggtctaactttttttattctaaaaaatcagatttggataaataaccctGTTAACGTTACAATAACAACTACCAACTGTCTATTTTTACTTTGCCTTGTGGCAGAAGTGGCAATGAAGTACCATGAaatttttggaactttttggatgactaaaaataactttgaatccAGTTCAATGAAATTCATTAAACAGTTTGAAAAATCCCAAAGCCTTTATGGATTAATAGGATCCCACTGTTACATTGAtacaattaataacattgtctGAATAACATTGCGGCAAACACAACGCTTTGGTGTTTTATATACTTCTGTCCCATAAACTATACAATtatctgactatgaagattttcattcatccaggtcatggtatatctaatataaataattctaaaacaactggacttgctgagtaattattgaagacatttcactactcatccgagcagcttcttcagttcaactgactggtgtgggaagttctcagcatataaactcttccactaatccaatcacaatggcacattgtaagcgattcatgtcaaggtggagaaaccatccctgaacagaggcgggggccttcgacaccacctgtctgctacatacaatgttgTTCTCACATCTGTAACCCGGCAGTtttagaacacttcacacatccattatGCAactcaacacctctgtgaattttagatgtcacctctctgaagagttacaatgtgctattgagattggattagtggaagagtttatatgccgagaacttcccacaccagtcagttgaactgaagaagctgctcggatgagtagtgaaacgtcttcaatgattacccagcaagtccagttgttttagaattactcaTATCAGATATACAATTATCTATGGCTATAATAGCTACAGTAATTTGGAAAGAGCAATGGGCAAGCCTGGGTATTGACTACTTAGCCTACTGACATGTTATATCCAATGTCCTGGCAGGCGGTCTTTCCAGCGATGTCACTCCATTTGTCATAGCACACCGGCAGCCATATTGCATTTTCAGGAGAATAGGCCTGCAGCTGGAAGCTTGGTCCATACAGTCGAACTGCAAGAGTAGGTTAGAGTTGAGGTTCCTAGCTAGGAAACTCTCAAGGAACCACCATCTATTCTTAACTCCTTTCGTCTCTGTCAACTTTCAACACCACAACAACTCACCGCAGTTTTTTTCATCTTCTCCACTAGGACACTCGGAAATGCCATTACACCACTGGGTATAAAGGACGCAGATGCCAGAGCTTCCACATGTCATCTGACATGCCCTTGATTCTGCTGCTGGAAGAGAAGCAAAATCATAATTCAAGTGGGTTCCACATGATGAGCAGATTAGAGAATAGTCTGTGATTTAAAGACCTGGGAAGGAGAAGcttggctggaggagagatgCTACATTGTGTCAGTGGTGCATATATTTACAACAAGCAGTACATATAATagcaaataacaaacaaaaatggGTTTTAATAGCAACTGAAATGTTTAACACTGATGCAAAGTgcttataattataaattctttcattatgcaaatttttctgaaaGGAATTTTATGATgtactgtagtttttatttcaaaatcacACTGTTGACAGTTCAAATAATTCCTGACACAACTgtatattttttagctgtaatattggtgtgtaggcaccatctcagtaGTATCAGCAAAATGGAAGAGAGTCACACGACACCATTATTGTTGCCCttggtgaaaaataaaaggggaagctccccacctgcaacaataaTGGTGTCGTGTGATTCTCTTCCATTTTGCTGATACTACAATGATTGACGTGTGCTGACCGTCTAGAGAGATTTGCACCATCAAGCATGAATTGGCATAGGAAAGGCGAGTGAAGTGCAAAAAATTTGTATgtttaggcaccatctcaggccattttgacTGGTCaaagaaagagccagtactgcactatggaactgctttctgacaggctgttgtttctcctactcaatgtaactgatggagtcacagtgggacatggatttttactactacGCCACCGCGTGGGTTAGaaatcatgtctagccccatgtcagatttttaaattaaatacaaaaatatatccgtttgctcttttgaaaaatggatttcagtgcagaagtctgctggagcagcactagtaactgatgcgttttgaagaaaaaaaatgttttcctgtgacattaTCCCTTTGATATTTGGCTGGCTAGCCATTTACAAAGGCTCATGATATTCACTACTTACAACAGATAGCCTCATCTTCTCTATTCGGGCAATCAGATACCCCATTACACCACTGGGAAGAAAGGACACAGGTTCCACTGGttccacatgccttttggcagtTTGATCTTGGAGTTGTTATTGGAGCTGTAAATAAAGAGCCAAGCTTGAGTCACAGAAAAACTTGGAAAAACTTGTTAGTGGAATGTTGCAAATTGGAATGTTTAttgataaaataactttttttatgaaGGGCTGCAtactattaaaggataagtaaacctttaaataagtgaatgtaaaattgatgagggggctattctaagcacttttgtaatttacatttattatttattttacttttattccaagatattaattgatacatgtactgttaatatgaatggattttgtcacaacagcgccacctgctggtcagtttcccaccagtcttaccaccaagtagtcaaggaagttgtcaggagaaagaaagaggctgctctgatgttcgtTCAGTTAGCAAATCTTTGagaaagatttttaattttttttctaagcagaagaacatcagagcagcctttttctttctcctgacaacttccttgactacttggtggtcagactggtcaaaaaaatgaccagcaggtggcgttgttgtAACAATGTTCATTTATATTAACGATACACATATCCCTTAAtagcttggaataaaaacaaaataaataaattctgaatgcaaattacaaaagtgcttcaaatagcaccctcgtcaattttacattcacttttttttaatgtttacttacAACAGTGTTTTTagcaagtattttttttcaggTAACGAAACATACTGTGCAACATCCTACTGAAGACATTATTAGTGAAGAAATTTGCCATGGTTAGATTCATGGTGAACTTTTGAGTTTTACCACGGCAAAATTTTTCACGAAACCATGTCAAAAATATGCTTCAGAGGTTGTTTCTCCGCGTGTCAAAAATTTTGTGCCGCAAAAAAGTCATGGGacaagaaaaaaatgctgcagCAAGAAAACACCCATTAACCTTTAATACatatggacaaaaaagttgccttaaagggatactgtcatgggagaaaaacatttttttcaaagtaaatcagttaatagtgctgctccagcaaaattctgcactgaaatccatttctcaaaagagcaaatttttaatattcaattttgaaatctgacatggggctatacattttgtcaatttcccagctgcccctggtcatgtgacttgtgcctgcactttaggagagaaatgctttctggcaggctgctgtttttccttctcaatgtaactgaatgtgtctcagtgggacatgggtttttactattgagtgctgttcttagatctaccaggcagctgttatcttgtattagggaactgttatctggttaccttcccattgttcttttgtttggctgctggaggggggaaagggagggggtgatatcactccaacttgcagtacagcagtaaagagtgattgaagtttatcagagcacaagtcacatgacttggggcagctgggaaattgacaatatgtctagccccatgtcagatttcaaaattgaatataaaaaaatctgtttgctcttttgagaaatggatttcagtgcagaattctgctggagcagcactattaactggttcattttgaaaaaaatgttttttccctttaagaaaaaactcccattgacaatgtatttgggcaaaaaaagtcgccttaaggaaaaacggccattgactttaatgcatttggagcaaaaaaacatcaatgcgttttgtgaactTTTAGCCACTAcgtacttattttttaaatttattaaagaatttaTAGGTATTGCGGACTGTCTGAAGCTTTTATTacacaataaaatatgtttaaaataagtgtgaacattttttgaatttatgaaaaaatcaagtAATTTTTCCTTGAAAATTTTCAGGTTTTCAAAAGCATTTTATCACTTTTcccctggacttttttttttttttgcctaatatttCCTGTCAACATAATATTCTTTTTCCAGTATTCTTTAAAAAGTCATCAGAAATAGTTTCAGATCAAAATCAGTGTTGCTATAATGGCTGTCTACAGGAAAATCGGAACCGTATCCTGTGTTataaaaacagatgaaaataaCAGAAAACTGCCTGAATAACCTTGGTTTTTGTTTCTATCAACAACAGGAAAAAAGAAATTTAGAAAACAATATTTCTGAATTTTAGTTAATCGGTCGTATAGAATATCACAACAACCCAGAAatgttattttgcacattttcatttcaagtgatttttttttttttttggtattcttACCATAAATTGAATACAGCACGGCAATGATGATGGCTGCTGCTATGAGCACGCAAACACTGGAGacaatacaaacaattttttttcttccttgaagAGACAATAGTCAGATTTAGTAGAGTGAGATATATTGATAAGAATCAGACTAGAAACCAGAATAATCCCTtcaatttaagggggttatttattaaagtctgtatgccaaaaactagaaaaattcaagttgtttttactataaaatctaaattttattggaaaaaattaaatttttcaagatttattataccccaaggatggaaaaagtctgaatctgaaaatctggcatctcagacctactcgggttgtatataagtcaatgggagaggtccctatactatttggaagtttatgtggtctgcgctggaatcagcccaaaaatccgaatgtttctgttttttctggaaaaagcctgAAAGAATCAAGCgattggggaaaaaactcgaatttccgcttaattttttcatgtttgtccctgatccgattaaatcgtgcttttttaataataaataaggtccaatcgtggattctagtttggtcagacgttttttattaaagtactccgaaaaattcggattttgataaataaggccttgAGATTTAGTAGAGTGACATGATAAGAACCCAACTAATAATCAACCAAAATAATCC
Proteins encoded:
- the tmprss2.14.S gene encoding transmembrane protease serine 2; this encodes MIHFVFSHLHVQQNSTEPNVYGSIPMSTDTSDPQFNQQVYLIGSIPPEAKKEAGTWCTARRKKIVCIVSSVCVLIAAAIIIAVLYSIYAPITTPRSNCQKACGTSGTCVLSSQWCNGVSDCPNREDEAICSESRACQMTCGSSGICVLYTQWCNGISECPSGEDEKNCVRLYGPSFQLQAYSPENAIWLPVCYDKWSDIAGKTACQDIGYNISTYYTSSQLLASSNGYLMLQSSNVMGKLYKNLNYSATCPSGNTVSLRCINCGLSTKVDSRIVGGTVAFAGDWPWQIILMKQVGTSTYLCGGSIITPYWIVTAAHCIYGSTSTPSAFKVFAGTLGLQSFSSAGNLVGRALVHPSYTSTTQNYDVALLKLTTALVFTTNLRPVCLPNVGMAWAEGQPCWISGWGTTSDGGSISYSLMAASVPLISSTTCNQAAVYGGAITSAMMCAGYLNGGTDTCQGDSGGPLVTKTNSLWWLVGDTSWGYGCAKANKPGVYGNVTVFLEWIYSQMQIYS